A region from the Arachis ipaensis cultivar K30076 chromosome B01, Araip1.1, whole genome shotgun sequence genome encodes:
- the LOC110269249 gene encoding uncharacterized protein LOC110269249, with translation MGGSPQSTLSGIGSWSGRSLVSSEGTPNGSSRVPSPSMTPFANQNDPWEVIYQAAGQVARMKLNDHVSQSNRGFLNSARTTAAAPKNLHTTVCRSFYNHALQVSQEQVLNQQCGSTWGRQGAGNKAYWLLQQ, from the exons ATGGGCGGCTCGCCTCAGTCTACCCTTAGCGGAATCGGAAGCTGGTCCGGCCGTAGCTTAGTTTCCAGCGAAGGAACACCGAACGGATCTTCCCGTGTTCCTTCCCCTTCGATGACGCCGTTTGCCAACCAAAACGACCCTTGGGAGGTTATATACCAAGCCGCAGGACAAGTGGCCAGGATGAAGCTGAACGACCACGTGTCTCAGAGCAACAGAGGGTTTCTTAACTCTGCACGCACCACTGCAGCAGCACCGAAGAACCTCCACACCACCGTATGCCGCTCGTTCTATAACCACGCTCTTCAG GTTTCTCAAGAGCAGGTGTTGAATCAACAGTGTGGTTCTACTTGGGGAAGGCAGGGGGCTGGTAATAAAGCATACTGGCTCCTCCAACAGTAG